Within Deinococcus actinosclerus, the genomic segment GCAGTTGTTCAGCGCCTGATTGTCGTGCCCCACGCCGCTCAGGGTGAGGCTGGCGGGGCGCGCGGTCTGCGCCTCGGACATGCATGCCCCCAGGGCCGGGGCGAGCAGCAGGGAAACCAGGGCAATCCGTTTCATGTCAAGCAGTCTGACGGCCGGGTGCCCGGCCTGCCTTCAGCGCCATTGAAGCGTCCCTGACGCGATCCTTCACCGCCTTCCAACAATGCGGCCCGGCATGCAGACACGGCCCGGCCGCGCGCGGCCGGCGCCCCCCGGCCCCTTCGGTAAGTCTTTTCGCTCTCGGTCTTTTCTGGCGGGTGCGCGTACACTCTTCCGGTGACTGTTGCTGCGCCGAACCTGTCGAAACTGCTGCCCGCCGCCCCGCCCGGAAACCTGCTGCTGCTGCCGCAGGTGGCGCGGGCGGCGCTGTTCGCGGCGTTCCCGGGCCCGGCGGTGCTGCTGACCACCCCGGACCGCCTGGGCAGTTACGCCACGGCGGGCGTGCTGGGCGCGCCGGTCAGCGTGAACCCGGGCCTGCGCGACTGGGACACCCGCCACGAGCACGTGGTGCTCGACGTGAACACCGCCCTGGACCTGTTCCCGTCGCGGCCGGAGGATCACGCCCTGACCCTGAAGGTGGGGGCCAGCTACCCGCGTGAGGTCCTGCTCTCCCGCCTGGAACGCCTGGGCTACGAGCGTGGCGAGGAACCCGGCTTCGAGATTCAGGGCGACACGCTGGAACTGCGACTCTCGGCCGGGTCGGGCCTGCCCGCAGAGGCGGAGGAGGGCCTGTGGGTGCGCGCGGAGTTCTTCGGGGACGAACTGGACACCCTGCGCTTCCTGAAGCCCGGCGCGCTGACGGGCGAGAAGGCGCAGAGCTTCACGCTGGAACCCACCGCCGACTACCTGACGGAGGTGAAGTGGGACGCCACCCGCCTGGAGCTGCTGCCGGGGCGGGTGTTCCTGGACTCCCCGGAGTTCTACGCGTCCGCGCTGGGCGTCCTGATCGATACCTTCTGGCCGAAACTGGCCGGGCGTGAGGTCACGAGCTTCGGCCGCTCGCCGCTGGACCTGCCGGATCTGGACACCGGCCTGACCACCCTCCCGTTCTACCGGGCGCGCCTGAGCGACCTGGAACGCGACGTGAACGAGTGGCGCGAGGCGGACTACCGCATGATGATCCTCGTGCGGCACGACCGCACCGCCGCGTACCTCGCGGACAAGCTGCTGAACACCCACGAGATCCCCTGGCTGAAGATCCCCCGCGTGCCCGAGGGGGGCCTGGGCTTCCTGCGCGCGGCGGGCGAGGGCGGCTTCGTCATCCCCGAGCACAAGACGGTCGTCCTGACCGAGGACCTCATCTACGGCTTCCAGGGCGGCAGCGCCCTGCGCGGCAAGCGCCTGAACGGCAAACCCGTCACGGACGCGCTGGGCCTGCACGTCGGGGACTACCTGATCCACCCCGAGCACGGCATCGGGCAGTTCGAGGGCCTCGAAACCCGCAAGGTGCTGGGTGTCACCCGCGACTACCTGAACCTCACGTACCGGGGCGGCGCGCGCCTGAGCGTCCCCATCGAGCAGCTGCCCGTCCTGCGCCGCCACCCGGGCACCACCGACGACCCACCCAGCTTGAGTTCCTTCGACAAGAAGGACTGGGCGAAAGCCAAGGAGAAGGCCCGCAAGAACGCCGAGGCCGTCGCCGCGAAGCTGCTCGTGCAGTACGCCGCGCGGCAGGTCACGCCCGGCAACGCATTCCCCGCGCAACCCGAATGGGACGAGCAGGTCGAGGCGAACTTCAAGTTCGAGCTCACCGCCGACCAGAAAACCGCGCTGAAAGAAACCATGCGCGACCTGGAGAAGGCCAATCCCGCCGACCGCCTGATCTCCGGCGACGTGGGCTTCGGCAAGACCGAGGTGGCCCTGCGCGCCGCGCACCGCGTCGTCGGGCACGGCAAACAGGTCGCCGTGCTCGTCCCCACCACCCTGCTGGCCGAACAGCACACCAGCACCTTCGTCGAGCGCTTCAAGGGCCTCCCCGTGCGCGTCGAGGGTCTGTCGCGCTTCACCACGCCGCAGCAGGCCCGGAGCATCCTCGCCGACGCCGCCCAGGGCAAGGTGGACATCCTGATCGGCACGCACCGCCTCCTCAGCGGCGACGTGCAGTTCCGCGACCTGGGCCTGATCATCGTCGACGAGGAACACCGCTTCGGCGTCGGCCAGAAGGAAAAACTCCGCGCCCTGCGCGGCCTGCCCGAAGCGCCCAGGGACGGCAAGATCGACATCCCCGACGACGCCCGCGCCGTGGATACCCTCGCGCTGTCCGCCACGCCCATCCCCCGCACCCTCTACATGAGCATGGTCGGCCTGCGCGACATGAGCTCCATCCAGACGCCCCCCAAGGGCCGCAAACCCATCCAGACGGTCCTCGCGCCCTTCGACCCCATCACCGTCCGCGACGCCATCCTCAGCGAGATCGAACGCGGCGGCAAGGTCTTCTACATCCACGACCGCATCGCCAGCATCGGCGCCCGCAGCCTCTACCTGCGCAACCTCGTCCCCGAAGCCCGCATCGGCGTCGCCCACGGCCGCATGAACGAAGAAGAACTCGAGGAGATCATGCTCGGCTTCGAACAGGGCGCCTTCGACGTGCTCCTCGCCACCACCATCGTCGAAACCGGCCTGGACATCCCCGAGGCGAACACCATCCTGATTGAACGCAGCGACCGCCTCGGCCTCGCCCAGCTCTACCAGCTGCGCGGCCGCGTGGGCCGCCGCGCCCAGACCGCCTACGCCTACCTGTTCTACCCGCCGCGCATGACCGAAAACGCCCAGCGCCGCCTGTGGGCCATCGCCGACCTCCAGGACCTCGGCTCGGGCCACCTGCTGGCCGAGAAGGACATGGAAATTCGCGGCGTGGGCAACATCCTAGGCGAGGAACAGCACGGGCACGTGCAGGCCGTCAGCATCGACGTGTACACCGAACTGCTCGCCGAAGCCGTCGCCAAACTCAAGGGCGAGAAGATCGAGGCGCCCGCCACCATCAGCATCGACCTGCCCATCGACGCGCGCCTCTCGCCCGAATACTTCGAGAACGACGAGGAAGCCCGCATCGCCACCTACGGCCGACTATCAGACAGCCGTACCCTCCAGGCCATCAGCCGCGTCGAACGCGACCTGCGCAAAAAATACGGCCCCCCCACCCCCGAAGTGCAGAACTTCATCGACCTCGCCAAACTCCGCCTCACCGCCGCCGCCAAACGCGTCCTGAGCATCGGTGAAACCATGACCCAGATCCAGATCACCTTCGCCTACAAGACCCTCGACTACGACGCCCCCGGCCTGCGCGCCTTCCCCTACAAGACCGAAGTCGTCACGTTCCCACCGAGCGTCAAACTCGACAAACGCGGGCTGAAACCCAACGACTACGCGCGCACGCTGATCGACCTGCTCGGGTACTTCGGATAAGTCGGAATGGGTGCGCCTGGCGGCGGGCTGCCCCACACCCCCCAGCCCCCTCCGCAAGCGGCTCATACGAGTCCCCCAGGGGGGCAGGGGGGGCTTACGTTGCACTGGGCAAGAGTTGTTCCTGATGCGGCGGTCTTGTACTGGGCGGTGACGTTTCCGGTCTCGACACCATCCCCTGCTGCGCAGCTCTGCGAGTCCCGCCCCCTCGTAGGCCCGCGCGCTTCGCGCACGACGGCCGGTGGTGGCCTGCGGTCAGGTGATCGGCGGGACGCTTCGCGCCACTGATCGACTTTCAAAACCGCAGCTTCTGCAAAAGCGAGAAAAGTAGAACCTTCCGGCACGCGCCAAGTTGGCTGGCCCCATTGGCGTCGTGGCAAACGAGCCCGTCGTGCGCGCAGCGCGCGGGGCGCCCGCAGCGACACCGGAGGTCTGCAACCCCATCAGGGGCCGAACCCGCCCCATGCCTGCCGACCAGCTCAGAGAAATACCTGCCGAGCGCAGCGAACGCTCCCCCTGCCCCCCTGGGGGACTCGTATGAGCCGCTTGCGGAGGGGGCTGGGGGGTGGGGCAGCCCGCCGCCAGGCGCACCCATTTCACCTCAATTCCGGTAGACACGGCAGCCCGCCGCAGGCGCAGCCCCAAGACGTCACTGCCGAACAACTCACCCCGCGAGGCTGGGCGGCGTGCTGGGCGTAGCGGGTGGCAGCGGGTCGAGCGTTTCGCCTTTGAGAAGCGCGGCGAATTCTTCGCCGGACAGGGTTTCGCGGCTGAGGAGGACGCTGACGATCTCGTGGACGCGGCTCAGGTGCTCGCCGATCAGGGTGACGGCGCGGGCGTAGGCGGCGTCGATGAGGGTTTTGATCTCGTCGTCGATCTGCGCGGCGGTGCCTTCGCTCATGGGGAGCATCTGGGGGCCGCCGCCGAGGTAGGTGCCCTGGTCGGTGGCGTGGGCGACTTTGCCGATGCGGTCGCTCATGCCCCATTCGGTGACCATGCGGCGGGCGATGCCGGTGGCCTGCTGGAAGTCGTTCTGGGCGCCGGTGGTGATCTCGCCGAACACGACGTCCTCGGCGGCGCGGCCGGCGAGGGCGACGGCGATCATGTCTTCGAGGGCGGGGCGGGTGACGTGAAGGCGGTCGTCGGCGTCGGGCATCATGTACCCGGCGGCGCGGCCGCGCGGGACGACGGTGAGTTTCGCGACGCGGTTGGCGTGCGGGAGGAGCTGGGCGGCGAGGGCGTGGCCGACCTCGTGGTAGGCGGTGACCTTGCGGTCGGCCTCACGCACGACCATGCTGCGCCGCTCCGGGCCCATCAGCACTCGGTCCCGCGCCTCGTCCACGTCCCGCCCCGTGATCCGCGTCCGCCCGGAGCGCGCGGCGAGCAGCGCCGCCTCGTTCAGCAGGTTCTCCAGGTCCGCCCCGACCATCCCCGCCGTACGCCGTGCGATCACGCCCAGGTCCACACTGGGGTCCAGCGGTTTCTTGCGCGCGTGGATGCGCAGGATCATCTCGCGGCCCCGCACGTCCGGGGCGTCCACCACGACCTGCCGGTCGAAGCGGCCCGGGCGCAGCAGGGCGGCGTCGAGGACGTCGGGGCGGTTGGTGGCGGCCAGGATGATGACCTCCTGGCCGGAAGAGAAGCCGTCCATCTCGACGAGGAGCTGGTTGAGGGTCTGTTCGCGTTCGTCGTTGCCGCCCTGCATGTTGACGCCGCGTTTGCGGCCGACGGCGTCGATCTCGTCGATGAAGACGATGCAGGGAGCGTTCTTGCGGGCCTGCTCGAAGAGGTCGCGGACCCTCGCGGCACCGACGCCGACGAACATCTCGACGAAGTCGCTGCCGGAGATGCTGAAGTAGGGGACGCGGGCTTCACCGGCGACGGCCTTGGCGAGGAGGGTCTTGCCGGAGCCGGGGGGGCCGACGAGGAGGACACCGTGGGGGATGCGGGCGCCGAGCTGGTGGTAGCGGTCGGGGTGGCGGAGGAAGTCGACGACTTCCTGGAGGTCGGCTTTGGCCTCGTCGCAGCCGGCGACGTCGCCGAAGGTGAGTTTGATCTGGCCTTCGCTGATCACTGCCGCCCGCGACCGCCCGAAGTTCGTGGGGTTCGCGCCGCCCTGCGCGCCACGCATGGAGCGCCACAGCACCACCAGGATCAGCCCGGTCAGCACGAGGGGCAGCAGCTGCCCCAGCCAGCCCAGGGTGCTGCCGCTGCCCGTGACGCTCAGGGGCACCCCGGCGTCGCGGATGCGTTTCAGGGTGGCGCCGTCCGGTGGGACGACCAGCGAGCGGACGCGCGTGCCGCCCGCGTCGGTCAGGGTGACGTTCGCCAGGCCGGCACTGTTCAGCGTGACGCGCGTGACCCCGCCGCCGCTCAGATCGGCGAAGAAGCGGTTGGTGGTGTACGGCCCGTCCGGCGTGGCGGGGCGGGCGGGCAGCGCGGCCGAGATGCCGAGCAGGGCCAGCAGGAGCAGGGGCAGCAGCCGTCGGGCGGGACTCATGCTGCATCCTACGCCCGCAGGGGCCCGGCATTTGGTGGAAAGAGGCACTGAAACCCGTGGGGCGCTGCCCGCACCGGCCCGGCCATGGGGGTCTGAACCCCACGCCGGGTGAACGGCGCACTCAGCTTCCGGTCAGTTTCGCGTCATAGGGTGATCACATGCGCACCGCACTTCTGCTCGGCACCCTGGCCCTGGGCCTCAGCGCCTGCTCCGTCACCGTCCGTCCCAACCTGGGTCTTCAGGGATCGGGCAGCAACCTGATCACGTCCCTGCGCCCGGACCGGGGCGAGGGCAGCACCTACGCCGTGGGCGAATCGGTGCGCTTCGTGGTGAGCACCCGCGCGGCCGGGTACGTCACCCTGATCGCCCTGCAGGGCAGCGAGGCCAGCACCATCGCGCGCAACGTGTACGTGCCCGCCGGGACGACCGTGTTCCCCCGCGCGCAGGACAACCAGGTGTATACCGTGGGGACGCCGCGCGGCCTCCAGCGCGTGCGCGCGATCTTCACCCGCGTGCGCCCCACCAGCGACCTCGTGCTGCGCGGCACGTACGACGAGGGCCGCTGGAACGCCACGAGCACCGCCTACCTCCAGCCGTACGCCGTGGAGGACCGCGACGTGCAGGAAACCTACCTGTACATCCGCTGACCGCCGCCCCCGGGGTCGGTGGGAATTTCCCGCACTTTCCCTCCAAAATTCCACCGACAAACGCTCCGAGTTCCCGCCTGAACGCTGGAGGCCGCCTGAACCGCAGGGGGCCTCCGGCGCGGTCTGGGTCAGCGGGACCGTGGCAACCGCGCGCGGCGTGGCGCACGCGTGGCGGCTGGGTTCTGCTGACCCTTCCATGCCCGTATCAGGGGGCGCAGGCTGGCGTCCGCCAGCCCGCCGGCGCGGATCAGGGCCGCCGCCATCCGCTGCCGTTCGGCGGGGTCCTGGCCCAGCAGGACGAGGGCGCGGGCCTGCGCCAGCGCGCCCAGGGTCTCGTCCGTCCGCCCGGGCAGCGTCAGCGGCGGGCTGGGCCAGGCGGGCACCGGGAAGCGCGGCGCCAGTTTCGGGCCATCCTCGGCCAGCCAGTGCCACAGGGCCGGGTCGGTCAGGACGCTGCGGGTCTGCACCCCCCGCAGTTCCGGCTGGGCGGACCAGCGCCACGCGCCGGGGCGGGCGCACCCGGCGCGCAGCAGCCCCACGGCGCTGACCCGGCGGGCCACGCAGGTCGTGCCCAGGCCCTCTCCGGCCGCCCAGCCCCGCAGGACGCGGTGCAGCTGCGCGAACGTGCCGCCGGACGCGACCACGTCCACCAGCGCCGCGCGGCGGTCCTCGCGGGTCAGCTCAGCGGGGCGCAGGCCCACACCGGCCAGCAGGGGCCGCAGGGCGAGCGCCTGCGCCGGGGTCAGTGTCGCGTTCAGCAGCGACACGTTCAGCGCCGAGACCCGCTGCGGCGCGTCCACGCCGCCCAGCAGGCCACTCAGGTACGTCCGCAGCGGGTCGGGCGAGCGGCCCACGAACACCAGATCCCGCCCGGCGGCAGCCACCAGCACGCCAGCCAGCGCGGCCCGCAGGGCCGGCAGGTACGCGCCTGCCTCGCCCAGGTCGGGGGTCACGCCCAGCCCGTCGGGGCGGGTCACGTCCCACACCCGGGGCCCGCTCGAGCGGTGGCGGCAGACAGGACTCGTCACGCCGCCATGCTGCGCCGCGCCGGGCGCGGGCCGCATCCGCCACCCGGCGCACCCGGGGCTAGGCCGGTTATCCTGCCCGCATGAGCCTCACCTTTCAGGACGCGAGCGCGCGCGTGGACGCCTTCATCTCCCAGTTCAAGGAGGGGTATTTCCCGCCGCTGCTGATGCTGGCCCGCCTGACCGAGGAGACCGGGGAGATCGCCCGCGTCATCGCGCATCAGAACGGCAAAACGCCCAAGGCGGGCGAGGACGCCGGGGATCTGGAGATGGAACTCGCGGACCTGCTGTTCGTGACGATCTGCATGGCGAACGAGCGCGGGCTGGATCTGGAGCGCGGCTTCGAGCGGATGATGGCGAAGATCGAGCGGCGCGACGCGACCCGCTGGACGAAGAAGGACCAGCCGCAGGAAGTGGCGGACCGCGCGGCCGGGGAGGGCGCGCGGTGACGGCCGACCCGCGCTACCCGATCGGACCGATGCCCACGCCCCTGACCCTCACGCCTCCCGAGCGGGTCGAGGCGCTGGGGCAGGTGTTCGCGCTGCCCGCGGACCTGTTCGAGGCGGTGCAGGGCCTCTCGGAGGCACAGCTGGCCACCCCGTACCGCGAGGGGGGCTGGACGGTGCGGCAGGTCGTGCACCATGTCGCGGAGAGCCACATGAACGCCTTCATCCGCCTGAAGCTCGCGCTGACCGAGGACAACCCGGTGGTCAAGCCGTACGAGGAGGACCGCTGGGCGACCCTGCCCGACCACGAGCTGGTGCCGGAGGTGAGCCTGAACCTCATCGACGCGCTGCACTCGCGGCTGGGCATGCTGTTCGCGGCGCTGGACCCGCAGGGGGACGACTGGGCACGCCCCTGGACGCATCCGGCGCAGGGCCGTACGTACAGCGTGGATACGCTGCTGGCGATGTACGCGTGGCACGGTCGGCATCACGTGGCGCAGATCACGGCCCTGCGTGAGCGGATGGGCTGGTCGTGAAGGGGGAACGCTGATGCAGTTCGGCCCCGAGCTGCATACCCCTATAGAGCACCGCGCGGCGGGTGTGGTCGTCCTGAACGAGGCGGGTGACATCCTGCTCGTGCGGGAGCGGGGCGTGCCGGGGCAGCGGGGGAAGGCCGGGCTGTGGCACATTCCCAGCGGCACGGTCGAACCCGGCGAGAACCCGCAGGACACGGCGGTGCGCGAGGCCTGGGAGGAGGCGGGCGTCCGCGCGGGCCTGCTGACGTTCCTTGCGGCGTACCTGGGGCACTTCCCGGACGGCGAGCCGGTGCTGCGGCACGCGTGGCTGGCCGAGGCGCGGCCCGGCTCGACCTTCACGCCGACCGTGCCCGACGAGGTGCGGGAGGTGCGCTTCGTCCCGAAGCCCGAATTCGACGCGCTGTATGGCGCCGGGCTGATCCGCATGCACCACACGAAACTGTTCTACGAGGACGCCCTGCGCGAACGCGGGCGACGGGGCGCCACGCCGACCGGCTGACGGGTCAGCGGCGCGCGGCGGGCGAGGCGTCGGCGCGCGGCACGAGCACGATGGCGTTCGGGACCGGGCGGCTCCAGACGGTGTTCAGGTACCCGCCCAGGTTCGCGTACCCGCCGGTGACGAACGCGGTGGCGCTGCTGCCGCTGTCCAGCCGCACGGCGTCCCGCACGCCCGCCTTCGCCAGCGCGGCGGCGAACGCCTCGGGGCTGCCGTGTTCCAGGAACGCGATGGTGGGCTGCCCCGCCAGCGTCCCGAAGGCCACCTGACGGGTGGGCCGCCAGATGCTCGCGGCGGTGTTGAACCCCTCGCGCGCCGGGTCAAGGGCCACGCGGCCCCCCTGCACGAGCAGCGGTCCGGCGCTCAGGGCGTCCGTGGCGGCGTCCCAGCCGCCGTCCGCGCGCCAGTTCAGCGTGGCGCTCAGGGGCGCGCCCGCCGTGCGCGGCAGCTGCGGGAACCGCGCCGGG encodes:
- a CDS encoding DEAD/DEAH box helicase, with the protein product MTVAAPNLSKLLPAAPPGNLLLLPQVARAALFAAFPGPAVLLTTPDRLGSYATAGVLGAPVSVNPGLRDWDTRHEHVVLDVNTALDLFPSRPEDHALTLKVGASYPREVLLSRLERLGYERGEEPGFEIQGDTLELRLSAGSGLPAEAEEGLWVRAEFFGDELDTLRFLKPGALTGEKAQSFTLEPTADYLTEVKWDATRLELLPGRVFLDSPEFYASALGVLIDTFWPKLAGREVTSFGRSPLDLPDLDTGLTTLPFYRARLSDLERDVNEWREADYRMMILVRHDRTAAYLADKLLNTHEIPWLKIPRVPEGGLGFLRAAGEGGFVIPEHKTVVLTEDLIYGFQGGSALRGKRLNGKPVTDALGLHVGDYLIHPEHGIGQFEGLETRKVLGVTRDYLNLTYRGGARLSVPIEQLPVLRRHPGTTDDPPSLSSFDKKDWAKAKEKARKNAEAVAAKLLVQYAARQVTPGNAFPAQPEWDEQVEANFKFELTADQKTALKETMRDLEKANPADRLISGDVGFGKTEVALRAAHRVVGHGKQVAVLVPTTLLAEQHTSTFVERFKGLPVRVEGLSRFTTPQQARSILADAAQGKVDILIGTHRLLSGDVQFRDLGLIIVDEEHRFGVGQKEKLRALRGLPEAPRDGKIDIPDDARAVDTLALSATPIPRTLYMSMVGLRDMSSIQTPPKGRKPIQTVLAPFDPITVRDAILSEIERGGKVFYIHDRIASIGARSLYLRNLVPEARIGVAHGRMNEEELEEIMLGFEQGAFDVLLATTIVETGLDIPEANTILIERSDRLGLAQLYQLRGRVGRRAQTAYAYLFYPPRMTENAQRRLWAIADLQDLGSGHLLAEKDMEIRGVGNILGEEQHGHVQAVSIDVYTELLAEAVAKLKGEKIEAPATISIDLPIDARLSPEYFENDEEARIATYGRLSDSRTLQAISRVERDLRKKYGPPTPEVQNFIDLAKLRLTAAAKRVLSIGETMTQIQITFAYKTLDYDAPGLRAFPYKTEVVTFPPSVKLDKRGLKPNDYARTLIDLLGYFG
- the ftsH gene encoding ATP-dependent zinc metalloprotease FtsH, which gives rise to MSPARRLLPLLLLALLGISAALPARPATPDGPYTTNRFFADLSGGGVTRVTLNSAGLANVTLTDAGGTRVRSLVVPPDGATLKRIRDAGVPLSVTGSGSTLGWLGQLLPLVLTGLILVVLWRSMRGAQGGANPTNFGRSRAAVISEGQIKLTFGDVAGCDEAKADLQEVVDFLRHPDRYHQLGARIPHGVLLVGPPGSGKTLLAKAVAGEARVPYFSISGSDFVEMFVGVGAARVRDLFEQARKNAPCIVFIDEIDAVGRKRGVNMQGGNDEREQTLNQLLVEMDGFSSGQEVIILAATNRPDVLDAALLRPGRFDRQVVVDAPDVRGREMILRIHARKKPLDPSVDLGVIARRTAGMVGADLENLLNEAALLAARSGRTRITGRDVDEARDRVLMGPERRSMVVREADRKVTAYHEVGHALAAQLLPHANRVAKLTVVPRGRAAGYMMPDADDRLHVTRPALEDMIAVALAGRAAEDVVFGEITTGAQNDFQQATGIARRMVTEWGMSDRIGKVAHATDQGTYLGGGPQMLPMSEGTAAQIDDEIKTLIDAAYARAVTLIGEHLSRVHEIVSVLLSRETLSGEEFAALLKGETLDPLPPATPSTPPSLAG
- a CDS encoding DUF4384 domain-containing protein, which produces MRTALLLGTLALGLSACSVTVRPNLGLQGSGSNLITSLRPDRGEGSTYAVGESVRFVVSTRAAGYVTLIALQGSEASTIARNVYVPAGTTVFPRAQDNQVYTVGTPRGLQRVRAIFTRVRPTSDLVLRGTYDEGRWNATSTAYLQPYAVEDRDVQETYLYIR
- a CDS encoding nucleotide pyrophosphohydrolase — its product is MSLTFQDASARVDAFISQFKEGYFPPLLMLARLTEETGEIARVIAHQNGKTPKAGEDAGDLEMELADLLFVTICMANERGLDLERGFERMMAKIERRDATRWTKKDQPQEVADRAAGEGAR
- a CDS encoding YfiT family bacillithiol transferase yields the protein MPTPLTLTPPERVEALGQVFALPADLFEAVQGLSEAQLATPYREGGWTVRQVVHHVAESHMNAFIRLKLALTEDNPVVKPYEEDRWATLPDHELVPEVSLNLIDALHSRLGMLFAALDPQGDDWARPWTHPAQGRTYSVDTLLAMYAWHGRHHVAQITALRERMGWS
- a CDS encoding Nudix hydrolase: MQFGPELHTPIEHRAAGVVVLNEAGDILLVRERGVPGQRGKAGLWHIPSGTVEPGENPQDTAVREAWEEAGVRAGLLTFLAAYLGHFPDGEPVLRHAWLAEARPGSTFTPTVPDEVREVRFVPKPEFDALYGAGLIRMHHTKLFYEDALRERGRRGATPTG